AGGTGGCGCTGTACTCCTCGTCATCCTGCTGCTCTCCGGTGTCTACCTGACCTGTTCTTCGACGTCGATGGCCACGTCACCTACCACGGCGACTACCAGCCACTCACGGTGTCACCATGAGCCGTGCCTACGAGACCACGCTGAACATCTCCTTCGAGGTGCGCGGCGGACTCTTCGTCCGGCAGATCCACCACTGGGCGGCCCTGCTGTTCGCGGCGTCGATCATCATCCACATGCTGCGCATCTTCTTCACCGGTGCGTTCCGCCGGCCGCGCGAGGCCAACTGGATCATCGGCTGCCTGCTCCTGCTGCTGGCGATGTTTCGAGGGCTTCTTCGCTACTCGCTCCCCGACGACCTGCTCTCGGGCACCGGCGTCCGCGCCGCAATGAGCGGTATCGTCCTGGGCATTCCGCTCGTCGGGACCTGTACACTGGGCCCGTTCGGCGGCGACTTCCCGGGCGACATCATCCATCCCGCGCATGTACGTGCTGCACATCCTGCTGTTCCCGGCCATCATCCTGGCCCTGATCGGCGCCCACCTCGCGCTGGTCTGGTACCAGAAGCACACGCAGTTCCCGGCCCCGGCCGTACCGAGCGCAACGTCGTGGGTGTGCGCATCCTGCCGGTGTTCGCCGCCAAGGCCGGCGCCTTCTTCGCGATCACCTTCGGTGTTCTCGGGATCATGGCCGGCGTCTTCCAGATCAACCCGGTGTGGACGATCGGCCCCTACAACCCAGCGCAGGTGTCCGCCGGCTCCCAGCCCGACATCTACATGCAGTGGACTGACGGTCTGGCCCGCTTGATGCCGCCGTGGGAGCTGTACCTGGGCAACTACACCATTCCGGCGATCTTCTGGGTCGTCGTGCTGATCGGCTTCATGTTCACCGGTATGTTCGCCTACCCGTGGATCGAGAAGCGGCTCACCGGCGACAATGCGCACCACAACCTGCTGCAGCGTCCGCGTGACGTGCCGGTGCGCACCGCGATCGGTGCGATGGCCGTCTCGTTCTACGTGATCATGACGCTGTCCTGTATGAACGACATCATCGCGTTCCGCTTCCACATCTCGCTCAACGCGACGACGTGGATGGGTCGCATCGGCCTTCTCGTCGTACCGCCGCTGGCGTACTTCATCGCCTACCGCTGGGCGCTCTCGCTGCAGCGCAGCGACCGTGAGGTGCTCGAGCACGGAATCGAGACCGGCATCATCAAGCGGCTGCCGCAGGGCGAGTACATCGAGGTGCACCAGCCGCTCGGCCCGGTCGACGACCACGGTCACCCGATCCCGCTCCCCTACGAAGGCGCGGCCATCCCGAAGAAGATGAACAAGCTCGGTGCCGCGGGTTCCCCGGGCTCCGGTGGCCTCTTCTTCGCCGACCCGCCGGAGGAGCAGGAACTCAACGCCGAGCTGGAGCACAAGCAGCACGTCGCCGAGCACAAGGCTCTGCGCGAACTGCAGGCCCAGAACGGCAACGTGCTCGACTAGCAACTCCTCCCCTCCCCCCGGGGAGGCACAGGCAAGGAAAGGCCGCCAGGATCAGTCCTGGCGGCCTTTCCCGTCGACTGGGCCCACATCCCCGCCGACTGGGCCCCGATCTTCGCCGACTGGGCCCTCATCTTCGCCGACTGGGCCCCGATCTTCGCCGACTGGGCCCACATCCCCGCCGACTGGGCCCTCATCTTCATCGACTGGGCCCTCAATCTCGCCGACTGGGCCCCGATCTTCGTCGACTGGGCCCTTTCAGTTCCTACGGCTGTTGACGACGCGTGAAAACTGACCCCCAGGTGACGGGTGAATTTTGACCCCCGTCAGATCCTTGGAGGGTGATTTCAGTGGAGCAGTGGGCGGAGATCCGCCGGTTACATTTGAGCGAGGGTGTGCCGATCAAGGAGATCGTGCGGCGTTTGGGGGTCTCGCGGAACACGGTGCGGGTGGCGGTGCGTTCGGCCGAGCCGCCGAAGTATGAGCGCAGGCCGTCGGGGTCGGCGGTTGATGTGTTCGAGCCGCAGATTCGGGCGTTGCTGGCCGGGTATCCGGCGATGCCGGCGACGGTGATCGCTGAGCGGATCGGCTGGACCAGGTCGATGACGGTCTTGAAGGATCGTGTCCGGCAGATCCGGCCGGAGTACCGCGGGGTCGATCCGGCCGATCGGGTGGTATACGAACCGGGTGGGTGTTCGCAGTGGGATCTGTGGTTCCCCGACCGGCGAATCCCGTTGGGCCGTAACCAGTTCGCGGTGTTGCCGGTGCTGGTGATGACGCTGGCGTACTCGCGGTACCGGCTGGCCACGATGATCCCGTCCCGTCAGGGCGGAGACATCCTGGCCGGTATGTGGCTGCTGCTGTCTCAGGTCGGGGCGGTCACACGCAAGCTGGTGTGGGACCGTGAATCGGCGATCGGCGGCAAGGGTGTGCCGACGCAGGCGGCCACCGCGTTCGTCGGGACGCTGGGAACCAGGCTGGAGCTGGCTCCGCCGCGGGACCCCGAATACAAGGGCATGGTCGAACGCACCAACCGGTATCTGGAGACCTCGTTCCTGCCCGGCCGGGAGTTCACCGGGCCGGCCGATTTCAACGCCCAGTTGCAGAGCTGGCTCGATACGTGTGCCAACACCAAGGTCGTGCGGGCGATCGCCGATCGCCGCCCGGTCGACGTGCTCGGGGAGGATGTGGCCGCGATGACCGCGTTGCCGCCGGTGGCCCCGGTCAGCGGGCTGCGCGAACGGGTCCGCCTGGCCCGGGACTACTACGTACGCGTGGACGGCAACGACTACTCGGTCCATCCGGCGGTGATCGGCAAGTTCGTCGACATCACCGCCACCGCCACCACGGTCCGGATTTGTCACGGGCAGACCGTGGTGGCCGACCATGACCGATTCTGGGGGCGGCACGCCTCGATCACCGATCCCCAGCATGTGGCCGCTGCCCGGGAGTTGCGGGTCAACTACCGGCTCCAGGACCTGAACAACCGTGCCGCCAACGCCGCCCGAATACGGGCACACGCCGACGGGCACACCGTGCCGATTCGGCCGCTGCCGGACTACGACCGTCTCTACGGCGTCGACTTCACCAGCGGTAACGGCGGCCTGGAGCCGGTCTCGTGAACGGCAGCGATGATCTCGGCTCGCAGATCGAGTACCTGACCCGGGCACTGAAGACCCCGACGATCAGGCGGTGCTGGGCCGAGCTGGCCGACCGTGCCCGCACCGACGGCTGGAGCCACGAGCAATACCTCGCCGCACTCCTGGAACGGCAGGTCAACGACCGCGAGGCCAACGGCACCACGCTGCGGATCAACGCCGCGAAGTTCCCGGCAGTCAAAACGCTCGAGGACTTCAACTTCGACCACGCCCGGTCGGTGCCGCGCGATGTGATCGCGCACCTGGCCACCAGCACCTGGATCGCCAAAGGCGAGAACGTGATCCTGCTCGGACCACCCGGAGTCGGCAAAACCCATCTGGGGATCGCACTGGGCATCAAGGCCGCCCACCACAGCTATCCGGTGTTGTTCGACACCGCCACCGGGTGGGCCGCACGCCTGACCGACGCCCATGCCGCCGGCCGGCTACCCCAAGAACTCAAACGGCTACGCCGCTACCGGCTCCTGATCATCGACGAGATCGGCTACCTGCCCTTCGACAGCGACACCGCGAACCTGTTCTTCCAACTCATCGCCGCCCGCTACGAACAAGGCTCGATCCTGATCACCTCGAACATGCCTTTCGGCCGCTGGGGAGAAGTTTTCGCCGACGACGTCGTCGCCGCAGCACTCATCGACCGACTCGTCCACCACGTCGAAGTCCTCACCATCACAGGAGACTCCTACCGCACCAAAACCCGACACGACCTCATCAGCAACGACCAGTAGAACCAGACAAAACAACCATCAGGGGGTCAATTTTCAACCGTCGATAGAGGGTCAATTTTCGCCCGCCGTTGACAACGGCTAGTTCCCTAATCGGGCGCCGGTGTTTCTGGCGGGTTCAGACTGTGAGGAACCTCGGCCCCTGGGAAGAATCAGATCGCTTGTGCGGTGAGGATTTGTCTGACATCCGACCCAAAACCGTGTGCTCCCCGAAACCACCTTGATGGCGTCGGGCTCAGGGGCCCACTCGACAGGATCGAGGGCCCACTCGACGAGATCGAGGGCCCACTCGACAAGATCGAGGGCCCACTCGACAAGATCGAGGGCCCACTCGACGAAGAACCGCCGCACCCGGAATCCGAATGCGGCGGTTCTCTCAGAACTCGGTGACGCTAGTGCTTCTCCGGGCCCCAGTGGTACTCGAACACGAGGCCCGCCGCGGTCACGATGATGACACCGGCCGCGAAAATTGCGAACCAGAAGTTCCGCGTCGCAAAGCCGACGGCGAACAGAGCCGCGCCCATCGCGACCAGAATCGGCCAGAAGCTGTGCGGGCTGAAGAAGCCCAACTCGCCGGCGCCGTCCTCGATCTCAGCCTCTTCGTAGTCCTCGGGACGGATCTCGACGCGGCGCGCCACGAACCGGAAGTAGGTCCCGGTGATCAGGCACAGTCCTGCCGAGAAGAAGAAGGCGGTCGCACCGGCCCACTCAACACCCTTCGAGGAGATGCCGGTGAGGATCGTGTAGGCAACCGCGCCGATGAGGAAGAACGCGGTGAGCATCTCGAAGATCCGGGCTTCGACTTTCATTTAGGACGCTCCGATCGCTCGCTTGGTGCAGTTCTGCAGAACCGGGCGCCAGGTGTCGCCCAAGTGCTTCGGGGTGTCGCCGCCGGTCTTGCGACGCGTTTCGAACGGCACCGTGGTCACCGAGGTCGGGACCTGGCAGATGGCCTCGAGGGCACCCGCGTTCGTCAGGCCCTTCTCACGCCACTGGAGGTAGCTCTTGAAATCCTGATCGCTGACAACGCGGATCTCGAAGTTCATCATGGCGTGGTACGTGCCGCACATCTCGGCGCATCGGCCGACGAAAGCGCCAGTACGGGTGATCTTCTCGATCTGGAACCGCGGATCGGTGTGGTTCTGCTTCGGGAAAGGCATCACGTCGCGCTTGTACAGGAACTCGGGCACCCAGAAGGAGTGGACGACGTCCGCGGCGGCGAGGTTGAACTCGATGCGCTTACCCTCCGGGAGGACCAGGATCGGGATCTCGCTCGGCGTG
The Gordonia crocea DNA segment above includes these coding regions:
- a CDS encoding cytochrome b — translated: MSRAYETTLNISFEVRGGLFVRQIHHWAALLFAASIIIHMLRIFFTGAFRRPREANWIIGCLLLLLAMFRGLLRYSLPDDLLSGTGVRAAMSGIVLGIPLVGTCTLGPFGGDFPGDIIHPAHVRAAHPAVPGHHPGPDRRPPRAGLVPEAHAVPGPGRTERNVVGVRILPVFAAKAGAFFAITFGVLGIMAGVFQINPVWTIGPYNPAQVSAGSQPDIYMQWTDGLARLMPPWELYLGNYTIPAIFWVVVLIGFMFTGMFAYPWIEKRLTGDNAHHNLLQRPRDVPVRTAIGAMAVSFYVIMTLSCMNDIIAFRFHISLNATTWMGRIGLLVVPPLAYFIAYRWALSLQRSDREVLEHGIETGIIKRLPQGEYIEVHQPLGPVDDHGHPIPLPYEGAAIPKKMNKLGAAGSPGSGGLFFADPPEEQELNAELEHKQHVAEHKALRELQAQNGNVLD
- the istA gene encoding IS21 family transposase is translated as MISVEQWAEIRRLHLSEGVPIKEIVRRLGVSRNTVRVAVRSAEPPKYERRPSGSAVDVFEPQIRALLAGYPAMPATVIAERIGWTRSMTVLKDRVRQIRPEYRGVDPADRVVYEPGGCSQWDLWFPDRRIPLGRNQFAVLPVLVMTLAYSRYRLATMIPSRQGGDILAGMWLLLSQVGAVTRKLVWDRESAIGGKGVPTQAATAFVGTLGTRLELAPPRDPEYKGMVERTNRYLETSFLPGREFTGPADFNAQLQSWLDTCANTKVVRAIADRRPVDVLGEDVAAMTALPPVAPVSGLRERVRLARDYYVRVDGNDYSVHPAVIGKFVDITATATTVRICHGQTVVADHDRFWGRHASITDPQHVAAARELRVNYRLQDLNNRAANAARIRAHADGHTVPIRPLPDYDRLYGVDFTSGNGGLEPVS
- the istB gene encoding IS21-like element helper ATPase IstB, which codes for MNGSDDLGSQIEYLTRALKTPTIRRCWAELADRARTDGWSHEQYLAALLERQVNDREANGTTLRINAAKFPAVKTLEDFNFDHARSVPRDVIAHLATSTWIAKGENVILLGPPGVGKTHLGIALGIKAAHHSYPVLFDTATGWAARLTDAHAAGRLPQELKRLRRYRLLIIDEIGYLPFDSDTANLFFQLIAARYEQGSILITSNMPFGRWGEVFADDVVAAALIDRLVHHVEVLTITGDSYRTKTRHDLISNDQ
- a CDS encoding cytochrome c oxidase subunit 4, translating into MKVEARIFEMLTAFFLIGAVAYTILTGISSKGVEWAGATAFFFSAGLCLITGTYFRFVARRVEIRPEDYEEAEIEDGAGELGFFSPHSFWPILVAMGAALFAVGFATRNFWFAIFAAGVIIVTAAGLVFEYHWGPEKH